The genomic stretch CCGGGCGTTCCGTCAGCGCTTCGCGGATCTCCTTCGCCAGCCGGCGGATCACCCGGAGGCGAGCCCGTCGCTCCCGGCGCTTATCCGTGATCAGCGAGCCGCCCAGCTTGATGAAAACCCGTTCGCCGGAATCCCGCATCGCCGTTCCCCTCCAGGATCCGACTGCCCACCCGGTGGGCCTACTCCAGCCGATGGAGGCGGCGGACGTTCGCGATGAGCCCTTCCACCGAAGGCTCATCGGCCCGAGGGGGCGGACCCAGGGGGTCCACCACCTCCTCATGGCCCAGCCAGAGGCGGAACGCGGCCAGCACCCCATACGCCAGGGCGTCCCGATGGTATCCGCCCTCCAGCACGAAGACGAGACGCCCCTGGCAGAGGACGTCCGCCAGCTCGGTGAGCCGCCGGGTCAGGGCCGCAAACCCGGAGACCGTCATGGTCAACCCTCCCAGGGGATCCCCCCAATGAGGATCGTAGCCGGCGGAGACCAGCAGGATCTCCGGCTCGAAGCGGCGGGCGGCTGGGGCGATCACCGCCTCGAAAATCCGTTCGAACCCCCGATCCCCCACGCCCATCGGCAGGGGGAGATTGATCGTGGCCCCCTCCCCGGGCCCCGCCCCGATCTCCCGCCAGTGCCCGGTCCCCGGATAGATCCCCCACTGATGGGTGGACAGATAGAGGACGGAGGGATCCGTATAGAAGATGGCCTGGGTGCCGTTGCCGTGGTGGAGATCGAAATCCACGATCATCACCCGGCGAGCCCCCAGCTCCTCCCGGGCGAAGCGAGCGCCCAGGGCGATGTTGTTGAAAATACAGAAGCCCTCGCCGTGATCGGGGAAGGCGTGATGGCCCGGAGGGCGGACCAGGGCGAAGGCCCGGCGGGCCCGGCCTTCCCAGACGGCGGCGACGGCGGTTTCGACGGCCCCGGCCGCCCGCAGAGCCGCCTCGAAGGAGCGCGGGGTCACATACGTTTCATCGCCCGGGAAATTCAGGCCGCCCCCGCCGCGTTCCGCCAGACGACGCACCCGCTCTACGTAGCTGGCCTGATGCACCCGGCTGAGCCGTTCCATGGGGATCGGCTCAACCGGAAGCGCCATCGTCTGGTCCAGAACGCCGTGGGCCCGCAGGACATCGAGGATCCGCTCCAGGCGATCGCGGCGCTCAATATGCTGGGGATCATCATGCTCCAGGAAGATCGGATCGAAGGCATAGGCCACCGTCATCGCGCCCTCCGGCATACGGGCTTCCCGAGTGGAGTTTAGCGGGGATCGAACGAAGAGGCCATTCTGGGAAAGAGGAAGATGGGAAGGCGCGACAGGTT from Thermoflexus sp. encodes the following:
- a CDS encoding histone deacetylase encodes the protein MTVAYAFDPIFLEHDDPQHIERRDRLERILDVLRAHGVLDQTMALPVEPIPMERLSRVHQASYVERVRRLAERGGGGLNFPGDETYVTPRSFEAALRAAGAVETAVAAVWEGRARRAFALVRPPGHHAFPDHGEGFCIFNNIALGARFAREELGARRVMIVDFDLHHGNGTQAIFYTDPSVLYLSTHQWGIYPGTGHWREIGAGPGEGATINLPLPMGVGDRGFERIFEAVIAPAARRFEPEILLVSAGYDPHWGDPLGGLTMTVSGFAALTRRLTELADVLCQGRLVFVLEGGYHRDALAYGVLAAFRLWLGHEEVVDPLGPPPRADEPSVEGLIANVRRLHRLE